The following proteins are co-located in the Sporosarcina pasteurii genome:
- a CDS encoding ribonuclease J: MTKIKNECIRIIPLGGVGEVGKAMYVVEIDDEMFIVDSGLMFPESEMLGIDIVIPDLTYVEENKERVKGIFLTHGHEDAIGSLAYLLQVVQAPVYGSKLTLALAKEHLKEKPAPHPIRFFEVTNRSRMNFNRTHVTFFNTTHSIPDSLGIVFNTSEGAIVHTGEFKFDQSAKGKYRPDIGKMASLGEKGVFILMSDSSEAERPGYTTSESVIETHLSKTFHEAKGRILVALYASNFIRIQQVFDKAFESGKKVAVVGKSLESYFEVGMKLGYLTIEDDVVIPVQEIDKYENDEVVIIVTGNKGEPLDALEKIVRNHHKDIKINDTDTVLITFTPSPGMEVSMYETMNQLSKKGARVLTSNRKVHVSGHGSQEDLKLMLNLMQPKYFIPIQGEYRMLIAHSKLAQQTGIQKTSIFIADKGDIVEYKNNKMRMSGRVQAGNVLIDGIGVGDVGNIVLRDRKLLSQDGIFTVVITLNRKQKRIAAGPEIVSRGFVYVRESEELLEEARKLVRKIVDKHVTKKSFEWTGIKTEIRDTLSSYLYQQTKRRPMIIPIIMEY, encoded by the coding sequence GTAGGGGAAGTTGGAAAAGCGATGTATGTCGTAGAAATTGACGATGAAATGTTTATCGTCGATTCGGGGCTTATGTTTCCAGAAAGTGAGATGCTAGGAATCGACATTGTCATACCTGACCTTACATACGTTGAAGAGAATAAAGAACGTGTAAAAGGAATATTTTTAACACATGGACATGAGGATGCGATTGGTTCACTTGCTTATTTATTACAAGTTGTACAAGCTCCTGTTTATGGTTCGAAATTAACGTTGGCGTTAGCAAAAGAGCACTTGAAAGAAAAACCTGCACCGCATCCAATACGATTTTTTGAAGTGACGAACAGAAGTCGTATGAATTTTAACCGTACGCATGTAACTTTTTTCAATACAACACATAGCATTCCAGATTCTCTCGGAATTGTATTCAATACGAGTGAAGGTGCGATTGTTCATACAGGAGAGTTTAAATTTGACCAATCAGCAAAAGGCAAATATCGTCCTGATATCGGTAAAATGGCAAGTCTAGGCGAGAAAGGTGTCTTTATTTTAATGTCTGATTCATCAGAAGCTGAGCGTCCTGGCTACACAACTTCAGAATCAGTCATTGAAACACATCTGTCCAAGACGTTTCATGAAGCGAAGGGACGTATTCTTGTTGCGCTCTATGCATCGAATTTTATTCGAATTCAACAAGTATTCGATAAAGCGTTTGAATCAGGAAAGAAAGTCGCGGTTGTAGGAAAAAGTCTTGAAAGCTACTTCGAAGTTGGCATGAAACTAGGGTATTTAACGATAGAAGATGATGTTGTGATTCCGGTACAAGAGATAGATAAGTATGAAAACGATGAAGTTGTCATTATCGTTACTGGCAATAAAGGTGAACCATTAGATGCACTGGAGAAAATTGTCCGTAACCATCATAAAGATATTAAGATTAACGACACGGATACAGTACTGATTACATTTACACCCTCTCCAGGAATGGAAGTCTCGATGTATGAAACGATGAATCAACTTTCTAAAAAAGGCGCAAGAGTTTTGACGTCAAATAGAAAAGTACATGTCTCTGGCCATGGAAGCCAGGAAGATCTTAAGTTAATGTTAAATTTAATGCAGCCTAAATATTTCATCCCGATTCAAGGGGAGTACCGTATGTTGATCGCGCATTCAAAACTCGCGCAGCAAACAGGGATTCAAAAGACAAGTATTTTCATCGCAGATAAAGGCGATATTGTAGAATATAAAAACAATAAAATGCGGATGAGTGGCCGCGTTCAAGCCGGGAATGTTCTAATAGACGGCATCGGTGTTGGAGATGTAGGGAATATTGTATTACGAGATCGAAAACTATTGTCGCAAGATGGAATTTTCACTGTTGTCATCACGCTGAATCGTAAACAGAAGCGAATTGCGGCAGGTCCTGAGATTGTGTCTCGAGGATTTGTCTATGTGCGTGAATCAGAAGAGTTGTTAGAAGAAGCGAGGAAACTTGTACGAAAAATAGTTGATAAACATGTGACTAAAAAATCGTTTGAGTGGACAGGGATAAAGACAGAGATTCGTGATACGTTAAGTTCTTACTTGTACCAACAGACGAAAAGAAGACCGATGATCATTCCAATTATTATGGAATACTAA